From Streptosporangium album, the proteins below share one genomic window:
- a CDS encoding Mut7-C RNAse domain-containing protein has product MAESDVRLRIDAELLLFLPASRRGEWQRVTPDGTSTLGHVVQSVGVPLPEVGSMTAGEVVVGPAYQPAAGDVIRVHAMPRPQRVPLEPGQLAPRFLLDVHLGTLARRLRLLGVDASYHNDMDDPSLVVEANAERRVLLTQDHGLLRRRALWFGAYVRGNRPQDQLSDLLERFAPPLRPWTRCTACNGELAPVDKGEIERQLEAGTRRSYDAYGRCPECGRIYWRGAHSDHLEEIVRSAVRVVSSNP; this is encoded by the coding sequence GTGGCCGAATCTGACGTGCGTCTGCGCATCGACGCCGAACTGCTGCTGTTCCTGCCCGCGAGCCGCCGAGGCGAGTGGCAGCGGGTGACACCCGACGGGACCTCGACGCTGGGGCACGTCGTGCAGTCGGTCGGCGTTCCGCTGCCGGAGGTGGGGTCCATGACCGCCGGCGAGGTGGTGGTCGGCCCGGCCTACCAGCCCGCCGCCGGTGACGTGATCCGCGTCCACGCCATGCCCCGCCCCCAGCGGGTGCCCCTCGAGCCCGGGCAGCTCGCGCCCCGGTTCCTGCTCGACGTCCATCTCGGCACCCTCGCGCGGCGGCTCCGGCTGCTGGGCGTGGACGCGAGCTACCACAACGACATGGACGATCCCTCACTGGTCGTCGAGGCGAACGCCGAACGCCGCGTGCTGCTGACCCAGGACCACGGCCTGCTGCGCCGCCGGGCGCTCTGGTTCGGCGCCTACGTGCGGGGCAACAGGCCACAGGACCAGCTCAGCGACCTGCTGGAACGGTTCGCTCCCCCGCTGCGGCCGTGGACCCGCTGCACGGCCTGCAACGGGGAGCTGGCGCCCGTCGACAAGGGCGAGATCGAGCGCCAGCTGGAGGCCGGCACCCGGCGCTCCTACGACGCCTATGGCCGCTGCCCGGAGTGCGGCCGGATCTACTGGCGCGGCGCGCACAGCGACCATCTGGAAGAGATCGTGCGGTCGGCGGTGCGCGTGGTCAGTTCCAATCCGTAG
- a CDS encoding S41 family peptidase: MNWSPQIEALCAQLVEHYVFPEVGAEVAELLRKRLNEGAYAEISGDEAFAEAVTEDLQSVNGDKHLRLIHSIDEVPVDDPVDTALYRAEISLSGYGFARVERLPGNVGYIDTTTFCWPELAGDRAVAAMTLVADTDALVFDVRRNRGGSPGMVALICSYLFGFDEPTHLNSIYWRETGDNHQSWTLPYVPGPRFGPDRPIYVLTGPLTFSGAEEFAYDLQTRERATIVGERTRGGANPGTRYRVGPHLKSAVPSGRAVNPVRGDNWEGVGVAPDIETAAEDTFDRAYGLALRHVLTLGEDGARRAVAAEAREALASLQPR, from the coding sequence ATGAACTGGTCACCACAGATTGAGGCGCTCTGCGCGCAACTGGTCGAGCACTACGTCTTCCCCGAGGTCGGGGCGGAGGTCGCGGAGCTCCTGCGGAAGCGGCTGAACGAAGGCGCCTATGCCGAGATCTCCGGAGACGAGGCCTTCGCCGAGGCGGTGACCGAGGACCTCCAGTCGGTCAACGGCGACAAGCACCTGCGGCTGATCCACAGCATCGACGAGGTGCCGGTCGACGATCCGGTCGACACCGCCCTGTACCGGGCGGAGATCTCCCTGTCGGGGTACGGCTTCGCCCGCGTGGAGCGCCTGCCCGGAAATGTCGGATATATCGACACGACGACGTTCTGCTGGCCCGAACTGGCCGGCGACCGGGCGGTGGCGGCGATGACGCTGGTGGCCGACACCGACGCGCTCGTGTTCGACGTGCGCCGCAACCGGGGCGGCTCGCCCGGCATGGTGGCGTTGATCTGCAGCTACCTCTTCGGCTTCGACGAGCCCACCCACCTCAACTCCATCTACTGGCGCGAGACCGGCGACAACCACCAGTCCTGGACCCTGCCCTACGTCCCCGGCCCGCGCTTCGGCCCCGACAGACCGATCTACGTCCTGACCGGCCCGCTGACGTTCTCCGGAGCCGAGGAATTCGCCTACGACCTGCAGACCCGTGAGCGTGCCACGATCGTCGGCGAGCGCACCAGGGGCGGCGCCAACCCCGGCACCCGCTACCGCGTCGGCCCGCACCTGAAGTCGGCCGTCCCCTCGGGCCGCGCCGTCAACCCGGTCAGGGGCGACAACTGGGAGGGCGTCGGCGTGGCGCCGGACATCGAGACGGCGGCCGAGGACACGTTCGACCGGGCCTACGGCCTGGCGCTGCGACACGTCCTCACGCTGGGCGAGGACGGCGCCCGCCGCGCGGTGGCCGCCGAGGCCCGCGAGGCCCTCGCTTCTCTCCAGCCGCGCTGA
- a CDS encoding transposase family protein, giving the protein MLPLSTQTLTFLADLLRAHLKTIGSRWRKLPAGKIATIVLAVLRHDQRLADMAGANNVSASTVRRWMLETVELLAARAPRLDRALKKIAKAGGEVVLLDGTLIRTRRRTGADNRRNYSGKHKAHGLLVVALTDTRGNLLWVSAVRPGRASEITTARHNRLTARLREAGLGAIADLGFVGLDDDDDNPVIITGRKATRGRPLTPAQKQVNRLISAERAPVEHGFATLKAWRILTKLRLDAIHVTKLLRALMVLAITEHTR; this is encoded by the coding sequence ATGCTGCCGCTGTCCACCCAAACCCTCACCTTCCTGGCCGACCTGCTGCGCGCTCATCTCAAGACCATCGGCTCGCGCTGGCGGAAACTGCCCGCCGGGAAGATCGCCACCATCGTGCTGGCCGTCTTACGCCATGACCAGCGCCTGGCCGACATGGCCGGCGCCAACAACGTCTCGGCCTCCACCGTGCGACGCTGGATGCTGGAGACCGTCGAACTGCTCGCCGCCCGCGCACCCCGCCTGGACCGCGCCCTGAAGAAGATCGCCAAAGCCGGTGGTGAGGTCGTCCTGCTGGATGGCACCCTGATCCGCACCCGCCGCCGCACCGGAGCCGACAACCGCAGGAACTACTCGGGCAAGCACAAGGCCCACGGGCTGCTCGTGGTGGCGCTCACCGACACCCGCGGCAACCTGCTGTGGGTCTCCGCCGTCCGGCCTGGTCGCGCATCGGAGATCACCACCGCCCGGCACAACCGCCTCACCGCCCGCCTGCGCGAGGCCGGGCTGGGCGCTATCGCCGACCTCGGCTTCGTCGGCCTGGACGACGATGACGACAATCCGGTCATCATCACCGGCCGCAAAGCCACCCGCGGCAGGCCCCTCACCCCCGCGCAAAAGCAGGTCAACCGGCTCATCAGCGCCGAACGCGCCCCCGTCGAGCACGGCTTCGCCACGTTGAAGGCCTGGCGCATCCTCACCAAGCTCCGCCTGGACGCCATCCACGTCACCAAGCTGCTCCGCGCGCTGATGGTCCTGGCCATCACCGAACACACCCGCTGA